A part of Pseudomonas sp. HR96 genomic DNA contains:
- a CDS encoding amino acid ABC transporter permease: protein MSGLQAFLGLLPVLLKGALTALQIAACSLLLASIGAVALAIVLTFSKARWPLAAIACFIEWMRNVPALAHLFLIYFGLSYVGINLPAWLAAIIGLSLVGAAVLADIFRGALQGLPIGQFEAGLAVGLTRTQILACILLPQAWRCALPAYANYVTQLIKDTSIASAIAVPEIMFLARNLVTSTFQTSLIYLAVMVLYALMIMPVGLGFMRLEKRLGVGR, encoded by the coding sequence ATGAGTGGCCTGCAAGCTTTCCTTGGCCTGTTGCCAGTGCTGCTCAAAGGGGCGCTGACCGCATTGCAGATCGCTGCCTGCAGCTTGCTCCTGGCCAGCATCGGCGCAGTGGCGCTGGCCATCGTGCTGACCTTCAGCAAGGCCCGTTGGCCACTGGCAGCCATCGCCTGCTTCATCGAGTGGATGCGCAATGTGCCGGCGCTGGCTCACTTGTTCCTGATCTATTTCGGCCTGTCCTATGTCGGTATCAACCTGCCGGCATGGCTGGCGGCGATCATCGGCCTGAGCCTGGTCGGCGCTGCGGTGCTCGCCGACATTTTTCGCGGCGCCTTGCAGGGCCTGCCCATCGGCCAGTTCGAAGCGGGCCTGGCCGTTGGCCTGACCCGCACCCAGATTCTCGCCTGCATCCTCCTGCCACAGGCCTGGCGCTGCGCGTTGCCGGCCTATGCCAATTACGTCACGCAGTTGATCAAGGACACCTCGATCGCCTCGGCCATCGCCGTGCCGGAAATCATGTTCCTGGCGCGCAACCTGGTCACTTCGACCTTCCAGACCTCGTTGATCTACCTGGCGGTGATGGTGCTCTACGCGCTGATGATCATGCCGGTGGGGTTGGGCTTCATGCGCCTGGAAAAACGTCTGGGAGTGGGTCGATGA
- a CDS encoding amino acid ABC transporter ATP-binding protein, producing MNQPALLRVNDLYKNYGQLSVLKGISLQLEAGETLSLIGPSGSGKSTCLRCINYLEKPSDGEVWLADELIGQVRSGAMARLMSDRELAPQRLEIAMVFQSFNLWPHLNVRDNVALGSIKARGMPRRQAHELAEAMLDKVHLRHKADAWPEQLSGGQQQRVAIARALAQQPKVILFDEPTSALDPELVGEVLGVIRELAEEGRSMIMVTHEVRFARDVADRVIFMDGGLIVEQGPSAQVIDQPSHERTRSFLGRMAGEQAS from the coding sequence ATGAATCAGCCCGCCCTGTTGCGCGTAAACGACCTGTACAAGAACTATGGCCAACTGTCGGTGCTCAAGGGCATCAGCCTGCAACTCGAAGCGGGCGAGACGCTGTCGCTGATCGGCCCCAGCGGCTCGGGCAAGTCGACCTGCCTGCGCTGCATCAACTACCTGGAAAAGCCCAGCGATGGCGAGGTCTGGCTTGCCGACGAGCTGATCGGCCAGGTGCGCAGTGGCGCCATGGCGCGCTTGATGAGCGATCGCGAACTGGCGCCGCAGCGGCTGGAAATCGCCATGGTGTTCCAGAGTTTCAACCTGTGGCCGCACCTGAACGTGCGCGACAACGTCGCCCTGGGCTCGATCAAGGCGCGCGGCATGCCGCGCAGGCAGGCGCATGAACTCGCCGAGGCGATGCTCGACAAGGTCCACCTGCGGCACAAGGCCGACGCCTGGCCCGAGCAACTTTCCGGCGGCCAGCAACAGCGCGTGGCGATTGCCCGGGCGTTGGCCCAGCAGCCCAAGGTCATCCTCTTCGACGAACCCACCTCGGCGCTGGACCCGGAACTGGTCGGCGAGGTGCTCGGGGTGATCCGCGAACTGGCCGAGGAGGGCCGCAGCATGATCATGGTCACCCACGAGGTGCGCTTCGCCCGCGACGTGGCCGACCGGGTGATCTTCATGGACGGCGGGCTGATCGTCGAGCAGGGGCCCTCGGCCCAGGTGATCGATCAGCCCAGCCACGAGCGCACCCGCAGCTTTCTTGGGCGCATGGCCGGGGAGCAGGCCTCATGA
- a CDS encoding ABC transporter substrate-binding protein, translated as MKITRNQRRANLCAVLLATLLGAAPAFAVDTVEPGSFTIAFSGDMPGTGYQDSKMVGYDGEILQQIADKLGLKVKPALMEWSGTIASVQARRVDVMAGTMGWTAQRAKIMNLSDPIHYFKNGITQTDKTDWHSLKDLQGKKVGTITGFSFIPEMRRIDGLQVSLYDTSDAAVRDLIAGRIDAVIGDPPVMQYALSRNPQWHLHFSAFTDNDPDFPLLTGLGQVVFGFNKDNPQLLAAVNQQIDAMWKTCQMRDIGARYGLTQDVWFKPQGSDPRLDVDRPAGWALPGCQ; from the coding sequence ATGAAAATTACCAGAAACCAACGCCGGGCCAACCTGTGCGCGGTCTTGCTCGCGACTTTGCTCGGCGCGGCACCGGCGTTCGCGGTGGATACCGTCGAGCCCGGCAGCTTCACCATCGCCTTCAGCGGCGACATGCCCGGCACCGGCTATCAAGATAGCAAGATGGTCGGCTATGACGGTGAAATCCTGCAACAGATCGCCGACAAGCTGGGCCTCAAGGTCAAACCGGCGCTGATGGAGTGGTCCGGCACCATCGCCTCGGTGCAAGCCCGGCGCGTGGACGTGATGGCCGGCACCATGGGCTGGACCGCGCAGCGCGCGAAGATCATGAACCTCAGCGACCCCATCCACTATTTCAAGAACGGCATTACCCAGACCGACAAGACCGACTGGCACAGCCTGAAGGACCTGCAGGGCAAGAAGGTCGGCACCATCACCGGTTTTTCCTTCATTCCCGAGATGCGCAGGATCGATGGCTTGCAGGTGTCGCTTTACGACACTTCGGATGCGGCCGTGCGCGACTTGATTGCCGGGCGGATCGACGCGGTGATCGGTGATCCGCCGGTGATGCAGTACGCCCTGTCGCGCAACCCGCAATGGCACCTGCATTTCAGCGCCTTCACCGACAACGACCCCGACTTCCCCTTGCTGACCGGGCTGGGCCAGGTGGTGTTCGGCTTCAACAAGGACAATCCGCAGCTGCTGGCTGCGGTCAACCAGCAGATCGACGCCATGTGGAAGACCTGCCAGATGCGTGACATCGGCGCGCGCTACGGCCTGACCCAGGACGTCTGGTTCAAGCCGCAGGGTTCCGACCCGCGGCTGGACGTCGACCGTCCGGCAGGCTGGGCATTGCCCGGCTGCCAGTAA
- a CDS encoding GlxA family transcriptional regulator has protein sequence MRHSRDAIGDLVSQLDGGQARRPPPRRSASELSVGIVLWPRFPLLSLSGLTDALRHAADTGDQSRPIRCQWKVLGTPGQRVISSGGLDVPIDSELADPQRFDYVVVIGGLLSSLDEVPKSYPAFLQQAAAAGVPLIGLCTGSFVLARHGLMAGRTACVHAYHANDWRRLFPSLRFVSHNDFVIDQDRITCAGGVSVIELAIHLIELHCGPDRAGKVVHQMTVAKSGGHSLMDRRKALGYASSSNRRLHEAIMLMEAHIAEPLEIDEIARRLGTSKRQLERLFVCEISTSPARFYRQVRLRFGRWLLVSSDRQVGEIAYECGFADAAHFIRSFQSQFGMSPGKLRAALSSG, from the coding sequence TTGCGACATTCTCGAGACGCCATCGGCGACCTTGTCAGCCAGCTCGACGGCGGCCAGGCACGCCGTCCCCCACCCCGGCGCAGCGCCAGCGAGCTGTCGGTGGGCATCGTGCTGTGGCCACGCTTTCCCCTGCTGTCGCTGTCCGGGCTGACTGATGCGTTGCGCCATGCCGCCGACACCGGCGACCAGAGCAGGCCGATCCGTTGCCAATGGAAGGTGCTCGGCACGCCGGGCCAGCGGGTGATTTCCAGCGGTGGCCTGGACGTGCCGATCGACAGCGAGCTGGCCGACCCGCAGCGCTTCGATTATGTGGTGGTGATCGGCGGGCTGTTGAGCTCGCTGGACGAGGTGCCGAAGAGTTATCCGGCGTTTCTGCAGCAAGCGGCCGCCGCCGGTGTGCCGCTGATCGGGCTGTGCACCGGCAGCTTCGTGCTGGCGCGGCACGGCCTCATGGCGGGCCGTACCGCCTGCGTGCATGCCTATCATGCCAACGACTGGCGACGCTTGTTCCCCAGCCTGCGCTTCGTCAGTCACAACGACTTCGTCATCGACCAGGACCGCATCACCTGCGCCGGCGGGGTATCGGTGATCGAACTGGCGATCCATCTGATCGAACTGCACTGTGGCCCGGACCGCGCCGGCAAGGTGGTGCACCAGATGACCGTGGCGAAAAGCGGCGGGCACAGCCTGATGGACCGGCGCAAGGCGCTGGGCTACGCCAGCTCGTCCAACCGGCGCCTGCATGAAGCGATCATGCTGATGGAGGCGCACATCGCCGAGCCTCTGGAGATCGACGAGATCGCCCGCCGCCTGGGTACCAGCAAACGCCAGCTGGAGCGCCTGTTCGTCTGCGAAATCAGCACCAGCCCGGCGCGCTTCTACCGCCAGGTGCGCCTGCGCTTCGGCCGCTGGCTGCTGGTCAGCTCGGACCGCCAGGTGGGAGAAATCGCCTATGAATGCGGCTTCGCCGATGCAGCGCACTTCATTCGCTCGTTCCAGAGCCAGTTCGGCATGTCGCCGGGCAAGCTGAGAGCGGCGCTGAGCTCGGGTTGA
- a CDS encoding ABC transporter permease yields the protein MNLAKPNWGWASLPFLLLVWIALASRFPSYVLPQPWVVGAEAMRWLADGSLLKQVRASLLEELAGFCAAVLVAVLLGASGGLSRRFRDFIAPLNSLFMAIPPIAWAPLILIIFGLGFVSIVLVIFIAAVFPMAVTLQEGVQGIRGGEVRAARTLGANRWQLLAYVYLPASLPFLTAALRIGFSQGWRALVAAEMIGASQGIGWMVSMGGQIGNASQVLLGIVMIGLLAWLMESLVFRRIERHYQAWRAH from the coding sequence ATGAATCTTGCCAAACCCAATTGGGGCTGGGCCTCGCTGCCGTTCCTGCTGCTGGTATGGATCGCCCTGGCCAGTCGTTTCCCCAGCTATGTGTTGCCACAACCCTGGGTGGTCGGCGCCGAGGCCATGCGCTGGCTTGCCGACGGCTCGCTGCTCAAACAGGTGCGCGCGAGCCTGCTGGAGGAACTCGCCGGTTTCTGTGCGGCGGTGCTGGTGGCCGTGTTGCTTGGCGCCAGCGGCGGCCTGTCGCGGCGGTTTCGCGACTTCATTGCGCCGCTCAACAGCCTGTTCATGGCGATTCCGCCGATCGCCTGGGCGCCGTTGATCCTGATCATCTTCGGCCTGGGTTTCGTTTCCATTGTGCTGGTGATCTTCATCGCTGCGGTATTCCCCATGGCCGTGACCCTGCAAGAAGGCGTGCAGGGTATCCGCGGCGGTGAGGTACGCGCCGCACGGACCTTGGGCGCCAACCGCTGGCAACTGCTGGCTTACGTGTATCTGCCGGCGTCGCTGCCGTTTCTCACCGCTGCGCTGCGCATCGGCTTCAGCCAAGGCTGGCGAGCGCTGGTGGCCGCGGAAATGATCGGCGCCTCCCAGGGCATCGGCTGGATGGTGTCCATGGGCGGCCAGATCGGCAACGCCAGCCAGGTGCTGCTCGGCATCGTGATGATCGGCCTGCTTGCCTGGCTCATGGAGAGCCTGGTGTTTCGCCGCATCGAGCGGCATTACCAGGCCTGGCGCGCGCATTGA
- a CDS encoding ABC transporter substrate-binding protein, translating to MIRRTLLAVSLSALAFASTAMAADRPLRIGYVFAMANAPALIADKQGFYREEGLDVDLKALGDGPVIQQALAAGELDVAYVGTPPVYQWYSRGLKSTILAKVNYGQAAVLVGQDSPITQLQQLKGKKLAGVKKGSGMDVLLRGLVLRDQAGLDPEHDLDIVDMPPGNMNAALERGIVDAAFTWEPFISQALARGSAKVLLDVNQAAPKYPWYVVIALPKTLQERPDDVVKLLRAHRKAIDFLNQHPAEANRIIADAFHLDPVLGPNGQSVSGEQIVAQARTRLGWSAELGPNDIQFIQRLMNDSHSLGFMQASMTPAELVDTSYLEKASR from the coding sequence ATGATTCGACGCACACTGCTGGCCGTTTCCCTCAGCGCGCTGGCGTTTGCCAGCACCGCCATGGCCGCCGACCGCCCGCTGCGCATTGGCTATGTATTTGCCATGGCCAATGCGCCGGCGCTGATCGCCGACAAGCAAGGCTTCTATCGCGAGGAAGGCCTGGATGTCGACCTCAAGGCGCTTGGCGACGGCCCGGTGATTCAGCAGGCGCTGGCCGCTGGCGAGCTGGACGTGGCCTACGTTGGCACGCCACCGGTGTACCAGTGGTACTCGCGCGGGCTGAAGAGCACCATTCTGGCCAAGGTCAACTACGGCCAGGCCGCCGTCCTCGTCGGGCAGGACAGCCCCATTACCCAGCTGCAGCAGCTCAAGGGCAAGAAGCTGGCCGGGGTGAAAAAAGGCAGTGGCATGGACGTGCTGTTGCGCGGCCTGGTGCTACGCGATCAGGCCGGGCTGGACCCCGAGCACGACCTGGACATCGTCGACATGCCGCCTGGCAACATGAACGCGGCGCTGGAGCGCGGTATCGTCGACGCGGCGTTCACTTGGGAACCCTTCATCAGCCAGGCACTGGCGCGTGGTTCGGCCAAGGTACTGCTGGACGTCAACCAGGCAGCGCCGAAGTACCCGTGGTACGTGGTGATCGCGTTGCCGAAAACCCTGCAGGAGCGCCCGGACGATGTGGTCAAGCTGCTGCGCGCGCACCGCAAGGCGATTGATTTTCTCAACCAGCACCCAGCCGAGGCTAATCGCATCATTGCCGACGCGTTCCATCTGGACCCGGTTCTAGGGCCCAATGGCCAGAGCGTCAGCGGCGAGCAGATCGTTGCCCAGGCGCGTACCCGGCTGGGCTGGTCGGCTGAGCTGGGCCCGAACGACATCCAGTTCATCCAGCGCCTGATGAACGACTCGCACAGCCTGGGCTTCATGCAAGCCAGCATGACCCCGGCCGAGTTGGTCGACACGTCCTACCTGGAGAAAGCCTCGCGGTGA
- a CDS encoding ABC transporter ATP-binding protein: MPVNPSIARAALSVDSIGFAYGNGHRVFDDFSLHARPGEFVAVLGPSGCGKTTLLNLLAGFQTAHSGQVLINGQAVRPELPELGYVFQAPQLFPWLSALDNVRFGLRMAGRGSDAEQQHRARAYLRMVGLEHAASRLVHQLSGGMQQRVSLARTLALQPTVLLMDEPFAALDAISRNHMNEETLRIWAELGQTVLFITHDIDEAVFLADRVVVLNIAPGGIHSELTIDLPRPRSNLITRRLAQFLDYRNELMERISTVMAQSLSLEPA, encoded by the coding sequence ATGCCTGTGAACCCCTCCATTGCCCGCGCCGCGCTCAGCGTAGACTCCATCGGTTTTGCCTACGGCAATGGCCATCGCGTGTTCGACGACTTCAGCCTGCACGCGCGGCCCGGCGAGTTCGTCGCCGTGCTCGGTCCTTCCGGCTGCGGCAAGACCACCTTGCTCAACCTGCTGGCAGGCTTTCAGACAGCGCACAGCGGCCAGGTATTGATCAATGGCCAGGCAGTGCGTCCCGAACTGCCGGAGTTGGGCTATGTGTTCCAGGCACCGCAGCTGTTCCCCTGGCTCAGCGCGCTGGACAACGTGCGCTTCGGCCTGCGCATGGCCGGCCGCGGCAGCGATGCCGAGCAGCAGCATCGGGCGCGCGCGTATTTGCGCATGGTCGGCCTGGAGCACGCTGCCTCCCGTCTGGTGCATCAGCTGTCCGGCGGCATGCAGCAACGGGTCTCGCTGGCACGCACGCTGGCTTTGCAGCCCACCGTGCTGCTGATGGACGAGCCGTTCGCTGCACTCGATGCGATCAGCCGCAACCATATGAACGAGGAGACCCTGCGCATCTGGGCCGAGCTCGGCCAGACCGTGCTGTTCATTACCCACGACATCGACGAGGCGGTGTTTCTCGCTGACCGCGTGGTGGTGCTCAACATCGCACCGGGCGGTATTCACAGTGAATTGACGATCGACCTGCCACGCCCGCGCAGCAACCTCATTACCCGGCGCCTGGCGCAATTTCTCGACTATCGCAACGAACTGATGGAGCGCATCTCCACGGTCATGGCGCAGTCGCTTTCCCTTGAACCTGCCTGA
- a CDS encoding GntR family transcriptional regulator, producing the protein MHVSIQRESSTSLYEQIARQLLEEIQRGEFEPSGKLPSEAQLGERFGVSRVTVRLAVGKLSADGVVERKQGKGTYAAPRQVRHGLDALRSFHEALLLQGLQPSMRVIEHRLQAVPEALAGLFAGARQCLCVERLHYVEQEPIALGRSYLPAQMAEVDWGQAQDEPIYSLLARVTGVPVRRADLAIRAQQADAALARALGIKRGAALLVMERTSWTGDEHFCDRTTFYIRPERYAFVLSGMFTTP; encoded by the coding sequence ATTCACGTGTCGATCCAACGCGAAAGCAGCACCTCGCTCTATGAACAGATCGCTCGGCAATTGCTCGAGGAGATTCAGCGCGGCGAGTTCGAACCCAGCGGCAAGTTGCCGTCCGAAGCCCAGCTGGGCGAGCGCTTCGGCGTCAGCCGGGTCACCGTGCGCCTGGCGGTGGGCAAGCTCAGCGCAGACGGCGTGGTCGAGCGCAAGCAGGGCAAAGGGACCTATGCAGCGCCGCGGCAGGTGCGTCATGGCCTGGACGCGCTGCGCAGTTTTCATGAGGCTTTGCTGCTGCAAGGGCTGCAGCCGAGCATGCGAGTGATCGAACATCGCCTGCAGGCGGTGCCCGAAGCATTGGCCGGTCTGTTCGCCGGGGCCCGGCAGTGTCTGTGTGTCGAGCGGTTGCACTATGTCGAGCAAGAGCCGATCGCGCTGGGTCGCAGCTACCTGCCGGCGCAGATGGCCGAGGTCGACTGGGGACAGGCCCAGGACGAGCCGATCTACTCGCTGCTGGCACGGGTAACCGGGGTGCCGGTGCGGCGCGCCGACCTGGCAATTCGCGCGCAACAGGCCGATGCCGCGCTAGCCCGGGCCCTGGGCATCAAGCGCGGTGCGGCGTTGCTGGTGATGGAGCGCACCTCGTGGACCGGTGACGAGCACTTCTGCGATCGCACCACGTTCTACATCCGCCCGGAGCGCTATGCGTTTGTATTGAGCGGAATGTTTACCACGCCTTGA